A genomic window from Silene latifolia isolate original U9 population chromosome 11, ASM4854445v1, whole genome shotgun sequence includes:
- the LOC141612524 gene encoding receptor-like kinase TMK4, with the protein MKKPAAVPPNFPFLLLLLLLLPVTTPTTADDKDVMSQLLTNLKPPPDTWDTATSYCIWKAVSCDNNNRVTSINLQSSSLTGKLPANLNTLTQLTSLSLENNHFSGQIPSFAGLTALTTLTLNSNNFTSVAPRAFFGLTALQNFSISDNAELVPWEFPAELVNSTSLATIYAAGASIVGQIPDIFDALPSLTDLRLSYNRLNGSLPASLTGSSVQYLWVNSQGLSGSIQVISGMNQLKQVWLHANQFTGHIPDLSDCIAVFDLQLRDNQLSGIVPPSLISLPNLLNVTLQNNKLQGPLPDFPLKVTVDVNNNKFCRNSTGDCDPQVSILLDCVSDFGYPLKLADDWGGNDACASWVGVVCDSNNKVITVNLAKQGFSGTISPAFANLTSLKELYLNGNNLTGIIPSSLTTLPQLEKVDVTHNNLTGKLPAFRSGIVVLTDGNPLFGTDPVVPGAGPGSKGNSSDGGSGEGKKGSSASAGLVVGVVIGVLVFVVVVMFVLYKCFMKKRLAKYRAQTREKAHQLSSFVHIATDFPMRMAYHALKMATNNFDIERKLGKGGFGTVFEGTLNDGARVAVKRLDHSRQGMKEFLAEVQTIGSIHHVNLVKLVGFCAEKAHRLLIYEHMSNGSLDKWIFNANSREELSWNTKKKIMLHIAKGLSYLHEGCQKRIAHLDVKPENVLLDKDFNAKLSDFGLAKLIDKDQSHVITQMRGTRGYLAPEWLGRQITEKVDVYSYGVVVLEIVFGRKNLDLSQPEESNLLMHKVKMNAEAGQWSDLLENGSDLMHHNAEELQKTIKLAIWCLHTEPSKRPSMSMVVKVFEGAMIPENSNDYNVKVQTRNGNLTLDGSTQLSCSDISLPR; encoded by the exons ATGAAAAAACCAGCAGCAGTACCACCCAACTTTCcctttctcctcctcctcctcctcctactCCCCGTCACCACCCCCACAACCGCCGACGACAAAGACGTCATGTCCCAACTCCTAACAAATCTAAAACCACCACCAGACACATGGGACACCGCCACCTCTTACTGCATATGGAAAGCCGTCAGCTGCGACAACAACAACCGTGTCACCTCTATTAACCTTCAATCATCTTCATTAACCGGTAAACTCCCTGCTAATCTCAACACACTCACTCAGCTCACCTCACTCTCTCTTGAGAACAATCACTTCTCCGGTCAAATCCCTTCTTTTGCCGGTTTAACCGCTTTAACCACCCTCACGCTCAACTCGAACAACTTCACCTCCGTCGCGCCGCGGGCTTTCTTCGGTTTGACTGCGCTACAGAATTTTTCTATTTCAGATAATGCGGAATTAGTACCTTGGGAGTTTCCTGCTGAGCTTGTTAACTCTACTAGTCTTGCTACCATCTACGCTGCTGGGGCGAGTATTGTGGGTCAAATTCCTGATATTTTTGATGCTTTGCCTAGTCTTACTGATTTGAGGTTGTCTTATAATAGGCTTAATGGATCTCTACCCGCTTCGCTTACTGGCTCGTCTGTGCAGTATCTCTGGGTTAATAGCCAGGGTTTGTCGGGCTCGATTCAGGTCATTTCGGGTATGAATCAGTTGAAGCAGGTTTGGCTTCATGCTAACCAGTTTACTGGACACATACCGGATTTGTCTGATTGTATTGCTGTCTTCGATCTGCAGCTCAGGGATAACCAGTTGTCAG GTATAGTACCGCCGTCGTTAATTTCTTTGCCGAATTTGTTGAATGTGACACTCCAGAACAACAAGCTTCAGGGACCACTACCGGATTTCCCGCTCAAGGTTACTGTTGATGTTAATAATAACAAATTTTGTCGAAATTCCACGGGAGATTGTGATCCGCAGGTCAGTATCTTGCTGGATTGTGTTTCAGATTTTGGGTACCCGCTGAAATTGGCTGATGATTGGGGTGGTAATGATGCGTGTGCCTCATGGGTTGGGGTTGTTTGTGATAGTAATAATAAGGTTATTACAGTTAATTTAGCTAAGCAAGGCTTTAGTGGTACGATTTCGCCTGCATTTGCCAATTTGACTAGCTTGAAGGAGCTGTACTTGAACGGTAATAACTTAACCGGGATCATCCCCAGTAGCTTGACTACATTGCCTCAGCTTGAGAAGGTTGACGTGACTCACAATAATTTGACCGGGAAATTACCAGCATTTCGATCTGGCATTGTCGTACTTACTGATGGAAATCCGCTATTTGGGACTGACCCTGTTGTGCCTGGTGCTGGACCGGGTTCAAAAGGTAACTCCTCAGATGGCGGGTCTGGTGAGGGGAAGAAGGGATCTTCTGCTTCAGCTGGGTTGGTGGTCGGTGTGGTGATTGGGGTTCtggtttttgttgtggttgtgatGTTTGTGTTGTACAAGTGTTTTATGAAGAAGAGACTTGCAAAATATCGGGCACAAACCCGTGAAAAAGCACATCAACTGAGTAGTTTCGTACATATAGCAACTGACTTCCCAATGAGGATGGCTTACCATGCCTTGAAGATGGCAACAAACAACTTTGATATCGAAAGGAAACTTGGTAAAGGTGGTTTTGGGACGGTTTTCGAAGGAACCTTGAATGACGGTGCTAGAGTTGCAGTAAAGCGCTTGGATCATAGTCGACAAGGAATGAAAGAGTTTTTGGCGGAAGTTCAGACTATTGGCAGCATACATCATGTGAATTTGGTGAAATTGGTTGGTTTCTGTGCTGAAAAAGCACACAGACTTCTTATCTATGAGCACATGAGTAATGGGTCACTGGATAAATGGATCTTCAACGCCAACTCAAGGGAGGAGCTTTCCTGGAATACCAAGAAAAAAATTATGCTGCACATTGCCAAGGGGCTATCCTATTTGCATGAGGGATGTCAAAAGAGAATAGCGCATCTCGATGTAAAACCCGAAAATGTGCTTCTAGACAAGGATTTCAATGCCAAGTTATCCGATTTTGGCCTGGCAAAGTTGATTGATAAGGACCAAAGTCATGTTATAACTCAAATGAGAGGAACTAGAGGATATCTTGCTCCCGAATGGCTAGGTAGACAAATAACAGAAAAAGTTGATGTTTACAGCTATGGGGTTGTGGTCCTCGAAATAGTGTTTGGAAGGAAAAACTTGGATCTTTCCCAACCTGAAGAAAGCAATCTACTGATGCACAAAGTTAAAATGAATGCTGAGGCAGGTCAATGGTCTGATTTACTTGAGAATGGTAGCGATTTAATGCATCACAATGCTGAAGAACTTCAGAAAACTATAAAACTTGCAATATGGTGTTTGCATACTGAACCATCAAAACGGCCTTCCATGTCAATGGTTGTGAAGGTTTTCGAAGGTGCAATGATCCCGGAGAATAGTAACGACTACAATGTAAAAGTTCAGACCAGAAATGGTAACCTGACTTTAGATGGATCGACTCAACTATCATGCTCAGATATATCACTGCCCAGATAA
- the LOC141612525 gene encoding pentatricopeptide repeat-containing protein At5g15010, mitochondrial-like, producing MSKRRYDRSPSPPSSPYKKHHQHHDHHHRQKHHEIGKRPTFKSYVDTPNLPLNIKLLCEIVANTPSSSIEKVLDDRGIRVIQEDVEHVMRLSYGYPGSAVKFFRWAGFQLNDRHSPYAWNLVVDLLGKNLLFDAMWDAVKSMKDEGLLSLATFASVFSSYVIADRVDEALMTFEVMDKYGVRRDIVALNSLLSAICREGRTVKADEFLRTVKDRIRPDCDSYAILLEGWENEGNVANSRLTFGEMVDEIGWDPRNRPAYDSFLCTLMKAPSGFHDALKFLNTMKDRGCSPGIKFFGFALEECERKSDARGAALLWEAMTVRSDFQPDVDMYNMMISLHCHLGNFEIARRHLDEMVYDGVFPDSKSYNTLFQYLLKMRKLDEASSIFTEMVKNECPPSQANCIAAVRLYLDSGEPQMAIKVWKFMVENYKSDLEDTGNFLVSELRECNRLQEAVKYAEDMIDRKIKLSSSSLAKLKQSLVKAGKGPVYDELLKKWKLH from the coding sequence ATGTCCAAGCGTCGTTATGATCGATCTCCGTCACCACCATCATCACCATACAAGAAGCATCATCAGCATCATGATCATCATCATCGCCAAAAACACCATGAAATTGGTAAGCGCCCTACTTTTAAATCATATGTTGATACCCCCAATTTACCCCTCAATATTAAATTACTGTGTGAAATTGTAGCAAACACACCTTCTTCATCTATTGAAAAGGTTTTAGATGATAGGGGTATAAGGGTAATTCAGGAAGATGTTGAGCATGTTATGAGATTGTCGTATGGGTATCCGGGTTCTGCAGTCAAGTTCTTTAGGTGGGCCGGGTTTCAATTGAATGATAGACATAGTCCTTATGCTTGGAATTTAGTTGTCGATTTGTTAGGTAAGAATTTGTTGTTTGATGCCATGTGGGATGCTGTTAAGTCTATGAAGGATGAAGGCTTGCTTTCCCTGGCAACTTTTGCTTCTGTCTTTAGTAGTTATGTCATTGCGGACCGAGTCGATGAGGCGTTGATGACGTTTGAGGTGATGGATAAGTATGGTGTCCGTAGGGATATTGTCGCGTTGAATTCACTATTGAGTGCCATTTGTAGGGAAGGGAGGACTGTTAAGGCTGATGAGTTCTTGAGGACGGTTAAGGACAGGATTAGGCCGGATTGTGACTCGTATGCGATTTTGTTGGAAGGGTGGGAGAATGAGGGGAATGTGGCTAATTCTAGGTTGACGTTTGGGGAAATGGTTGACGAGATTGGGTGGGACCCGAGAAATAGGCCGGCTTATGACTCGTTTCTGTGCACTTTGATGAAAGCTCCCAGTGGGTTTCATGACGCCTTGAAGTTCTTGAACACCATGAAGGATAGAGGGTGTTCCCCGGGGATTAAGTTTTTTGGGTTTGCTCTTGAAGAATGTGAGAGGAAAAGTGATGCTCGAGGTGCTGCGTTGCTATGGGAAGCAATGACAGTGAGGAGCGACTTTCAACCGGATGTTGACATGTACAATATGATGATCTCTTTGCATTGCCATCTGGGCAACTTTGAGATAGCTAGAAGGCATTTGGATGAGATGGTGTATGATGGAGTTTTCCCGGATTCTAAGAGTTATAATACTTTGTTTCAATACTTACTTAAGATGCGAAAGTTGGACGAGGCTTCATCTATATTTACAGAGATGGTGAAAAACGAGTGCCCGCCAAGCCAGGCAAATTGCATTGCTGCTGTGCGACTGTATCTGGATTCCGGGGAACCTCAAATGGCTATTAAGGTCTGGAAATTCATGGTAGAGAATTATAAATCTGACTTGGAAGACACCGGGAATTTCCTAGTTTCAGAGCTTCGTGAGTGTAATCGACTACAAGAAGCAGTTAAGTATGCTGAAGATATGATCGATCGCAAGATAAAATTGAGCTCGTCATCATTAGCAAAATTGAAACAGAGCCTTGTAAAGGCTGGAAAGGGTCCTGTATATGACGAATTGTTGAAGAAGTGGAAATTACATTAA
- the LOC141612526 gene encoding transcription factor MYB1-like, with amino-acid sequence MYNNKTNIRNSIKKGSWTDEEDNLLRKCIDKFGEGSWHRVPQRAGLSRCRKSCRLRWLNYLKPNIKRGEFSEDEVDLIIRLHKLLGNKWSLIAGRIPGRTANDVKNYWNTHLHKKLSPPSRPPKHPNVITMHSHIVRPQPCTLPKTSSLLVLNKADPLSMGESNVVDNGPIETSLLRNSLLDEEEDENEDEDDNDANARWWEKLVEVNEEDIGVEQLNGNGDGLGYKKPNTQDGLNMWPTSNIEMSRSPITPVEQHNIWEDNLWNFDVNVWE; translated from the exons ATGTACAATAATAAAACGAATATACGTAATAGCATTAAGAAGGGTTCATGGACGGATGAAGAAGATAATCTCCTTCGTAAATGCATTGACAAATTTGGTGAAGGGAGTTGGCATCGTGTTCCTCAAAGAGCTG GATTGAGTAGATGTCGAAAAAGTTGCAGATTACGTTGGTTAAATTACTTAAAACCAAACATCAAACGAGGAGAGTTCAGTGAAGATGAAGTCGACCTTATTATAAGACTCCATAAACTTTTAGGAAACAAATGGTCGTTAATAGCAGGTAGAATTCCAGGACGAACTGCTAACGACGTGAAGAATTACTGGAATACCCATCTACACAAGAAGTTGTCTCCTCCATCCCGCCCTCCGAAACACCCTAACGTTATTACCATGCACTCTCATATTGTAAGGCCTCAACCTTGTACCCTCCCCAAGACATCATCCTTATTAGTGTTGAATAAGGCCGATCCATTATCCATGGGCGAATCAAACGTGGTCGACAATGGGCCAATCGAGACATCCTTATTGCGCAACTCATTATTAGACGAAGAGGAGGACGAAAACGAAGACGAAGACGACAATGATGCAAATGCAAGGTGGTGGGAGAAGTTGGTTGAAGTGAATGAGGAAGACATCGGTGTTGAACAATTAAACGGGAATGGAGATGGGCTTGGGTACAAAAAGCCCAATACTCAAGATGGATTAAATATGTGGCCCACTTCAAACATTGAAATGTCACGCTCACCCATTACTCCAGTTGAACAACATAACATATGGGAGGACAATCTTTGGAATTTCGATGTCAATGTTTGGGAATGA